A region from the Deltaproteobacteria bacterium genome encodes:
- a CDS encoding LLM class flavin-dependent oxidoreductase, which produces MKFGLFYQLPCADAQSETVRYQETMEQVAHGDALGFDCAWLAELHFYKAFSIMSSPLYVATAIAQRTKRIRLGIAVNLLPLNHPLRSAEEGATVDILTNGRLEFGVGRGAIPLHFAGYNVSRDESRERFEEAIEVIKKSWLTESFSHQGKYFTIPETSVVPKPLQKPHPPLRVAANSPDTAVFAGKHHYPVFVASVTNPLPRMFDQVATYRQAWAEGTGNGGGSSPDVSTMFFFHPGDSLAQVRQDIEPSLKNYFSTVSGMVRAGAKSEGSKATDETYRYLNEVQKMVDSITFEKINESIAIFGAPQECIAKVKELHSKLGMKELICWFNPGGLVPHEKVLKAMSRFATEIMPELRQL; this is translated from the coding sequence GTGAAATTCGGTCTTTTTTATCAACTGCCGTGTGCCGACGCTCAGTCGGAAACTGTTCGCTATCAAGAAACTATGGAGCAAGTCGCTCATGGTGACGCGCTTGGATTCGACTGTGCGTGGCTCGCTGAGTTGCATTTTTACAAAGCTTTTTCCATCATGTCCTCGCCGCTGTATGTCGCAACGGCAATTGCTCAGCGCACCAAACGTATCCGCCTCGGAATCGCCGTGAACCTGCTTCCGCTCAACCATCCATTACGCAGTGCTGAAGAAGGCGCGACCGTTGATATTCTCACCAACGGACGATTAGAATTCGGCGTTGGTCGTGGAGCGATTCCTTTACATTTTGCCGGATATAACGTTTCGCGTGACGAGAGTCGTGAGCGTTTTGAAGAAGCAATTGAAGTGATCAAAAAGTCCTGGCTCACAGAGTCATTTTCTCACCAGGGGAAGTATTTCACCATTCCTGAGACCAGTGTGGTCCCTAAGCCATTACAAAAGCCGCATCCTCCGCTACGTGTCGCCGCTAATAGTCCAGATACGGCAGTATTTGCTGGCAAGCACCATTACCCCGTGTTTGTTGCCTCAGTCACAAATCCTCTACCGCGGATGTTTGACCAGGTCGCAACCTACCGTCAGGCTTGGGCTGAAGGTACGGGGAATGGCGGAGGGAGCAGTCCCGATGTTTCGACGATGTTTTTCTTTCATCCTGGTGACAGCCTTGCGCAAGTACGACAGGATATTGAACCTAGCTTAAAGAATTACTTCTCCACCGTTTCCGGCATGGTCCGAGCAGGCGCCAAATCAGAAGGATCAAAAGCAACTGACGAGACGTATCGCTATCTCAACGAAGTGCAAAAAATGGTCGATTCGATCACCTTTGAAAAGATCAACGAGAGTATCGCTATCTTTGGGGCACCACAGGAATGTATTGCCAAAGTCAAAGAACTACACAGTAAGTTAGGCATGAAAGAACTGATTTGCTGGTTCAACCCTGGTGGGTTAGTGCCACACGAGAAAGTTTTGAAGGCCATGTCGCGGTTCGCCACAGAAATTATGCCAGAACTT